The proteins below come from a single Streptomyces tubercidicus genomic window:
- a CDS encoding cytochrome P450 has protein sequence MTDTIALHSDERAADDGIPVADLTEAGLTQTPVQQSMDLARIHGPVFKRKFGERETLFLSSLDLVTEVADESRFSKGVSVVLENVREFAGDGLFTAYNDEPNWAKAHEVLMPAFALGSMRTYHPAMLKVARRVMASWDRRVADGTPVQVAEDMTRMTLDTIGLAGFGFDFESFSRGDTSHPFVEAMVRCLEWSMTKFSRDPDADHSAADAAFQADADYLASVVDEVIAARTASGESGDDDLLGLMLGARGQEDGAAADGPTLDLANIRNQVITFLIAGHETTSGALSFALYHLLKDPLALRMVQREADELWGDQADPDPSFEDIGRLPFTRQVLNEALRLWPTAAAFTRQAREDTLLGGRYPVKAGELVTVLTPMLHRDPAWGDNPELFDPSRFSPEAEAARSPHAYKPFGTGERACIGRQFALHEATMLLALLAHRYRLIDHGDYRLRIKETLTLKPEGFTLTLAARTPADRAAVRAALAVLPGGAEGTGDDAATDEGLPTRVSQGTGLLLLHGSNYGTCREFAERLADEATGLGFATDVAPLDAYAGTLPADRPVVIVAASYNGQPTDDAAAFVHWLNTARDGAAADLPFAVLGVGDRNWAATYQHVPTLIDDRLTSLGAHRLLPRAEADASGDLSGTVKEFAAALRTELLTRYGDPATIGAGQPAAEDAGYTVTEITGGPLGALAARHDLVPMTVTEAHDLTAEGWPRPKRFLRIALPDGVNYRTADHLAVLPANAPAAVERAAQALGADPDTVLALHSGRRAGRDALPVDRPLTVRQLLTHHLELGIRPTPEQVAVLAAHNPCPPERQALEARAEDDPRTLIELIEAHPALRGALPWPVLLELLPPLRPRHYSLSSSPATDARHADLMVSLLPGGTGSSYLHRVQPGDTVLARVQPCREAFRLDAADDTPVILVAAGTGLAPFRGAIADRVVAGRRFPARLYFGCDDPTADFLHAREFAAAEAAGVVSVRPVFSERPENGHRFVQHRIAAEATEVWELLQAGARVYVCGDGSRMAPGVRAAFRDLHGTHTGASPQESETWLRELTAAGRYIEDVYAAG, from the coding sequence ATGACCGACACCATCGCGCTCCACAGTGACGAACGCGCCGCCGATGACGGCATTCCGGTGGCCGACCTCACGGAGGCCGGGCTCACCCAGACGCCCGTCCAGCAGTCCATGGACCTCGCCCGGATCCACGGCCCGGTCTTCAAGCGCAAATTCGGCGAGCGGGAGACGCTGTTCCTCTCCTCGCTCGATCTGGTCACCGAGGTCGCCGACGAATCCCGCTTCAGCAAGGGTGTGTCGGTCGTCCTGGAGAACGTCAGAGAGTTCGCCGGTGACGGTCTGTTCACCGCCTACAACGACGAGCCGAACTGGGCCAAGGCACATGAGGTCCTGATGCCGGCCTTCGCGCTCGGCTCGATGCGTACCTACCACCCGGCGATGCTCAAGGTCGCCCGGCGGGTCATGGCCTCCTGGGACCGGCGGGTGGCCGACGGCACGCCCGTCCAGGTCGCCGAGGACATGACCCGGATGACGCTGGACACCATCGGACTGGCCGGCTTCGGCTTCGACTTCGAGTCCTTCTCCCGTGGCGACACCTCGCATCCGTTCGTCGAGGCCATGGTGCGCTGCCTCGAATGGAGCATGACGAAGTTCTCCCGGGACCCCGACGCCGACCACTCCGCGGCGGACGCCGCCTTCCAGGCCGACGCCGACTACCTCGCCTCGGTCGTCGACGAGGTCATCGCCGCCCGTACGGCGAGCGGCGAGAGCGGCGACGACGATCTGCTCGGCCTGATGCTCGGCGCCCGGGGCCAGGAGGACGGCGCCGCGGCCGACGGCCCCACACTGGACCTCGCCAACATCCGCAACCAGGTCATCACCTTCCTGATCGCCGGCCACGAGACCACCTCGGGCGCGCTCTCCTTCGCCCTCTACCACCTGCTCAAGGACCCGCTCGCGCTGCGCATGGTCCAGCGCGAGGCCGATGAGCTGTGGGGCGACCAGGCCGACCCCGACCCCTCGTTCGAGGACATCGGACGGCTGCCGTTCACCCGGCAGGTCCTCAACGAGGCGCTGCGGCTGTGGCCCACCGCCGCCGCCTTCACCCGGCAGGCCCGGGAGGACACCCTGCTCGGCGGCCGCTACCCGGTGAAGGCCGGGGAACTGGTCACCGTGCTCACCCCGATGCTGCACCGCGACCCCGCGTGGGGCGACAACCCCGAGCTGTTCGACCCCTCCCGCTTCAGCCCGGAAGCCGAGGCGGCCCGCTCTCCGCATGCGTACAAGCCCTTCGGCACCGGTGAACGCGCCTGCATCGGGCGGCAGTTCGCCCTCCACGAGGCGACCATGCTGCTCGCCCTCCTCGCGCACCGCTACCGCCTGATCGACCACGGCGACTACCGCCTGCGCATCAAGGAGACGCTCACCCTCAAGCCCGAGGGGTTCACCCTCACCCTGGCCGCCCGTACGCCCGCCGACCGGGCCGCGGTCCGCGCCGCGCTGGCCGTACTCCCCGGCGGCGCCGAGGGCACCGGGGACGACGCGGCCACCGACGAGGGGCTGCCGACCCGCGTCTCCCAGGGCACCGGACTGCTGCTGTTGCACGGCAGCAACTACGGCACCTGCCGCGAGTTCGCCGAGCGGCTCGCCGACGAGGCCACCGGACTCGGCTTCGCCACCGATGTGGCGCCGCTGGACGCCTACGCCGGTACGCTGCCCGCCGACCGGCCGGTCGTCATCGTCGCCGCCTCCTACAACGGCCAGCCCACCGACGACGCGGCCGCCTTCGTCCACTGGCTGAACACCGCGCGGGACGGCGCCGCCGCGGACCTCCCGTTCGCCGTCCTCGGCGTCGGCGACCGCAACTGGGCCGCCACCTACCAGCACGTACCGACCCTGATCGACGACCGGCTCACCTCGCTCGGCGCCCATCGGCTGCTGCCGCGCGCCGAGGCCGACGCCTCCGGCGACCTCAGCGGCACCGTCAAGGAGTTCGCCGCGGCGCTGCGCACCGAGCTGCTGACGCGCTACGGCGACCCGGCGACCATCGGCGCCGGCCAACCCGCCGCCGAGGACGCCGGCTACACCGTCACCGAGATCACCGGCGGCCCGCTCGGCGCCCTCGCCGCCCGCCATGACCTCGTCCCGATGACCGTCACCGAGGCCCACGACCTCACCGCCGAGGGCTGGCCGCGGCCCAAGCGCTTCCTGCGGATCGCTCTGCCGGACGGCGTGAACTACCGCACCGCCGACCACCTCGCGGTGCTGCCGGCCAACGCCCCGGCCGCCGTCGAACGGGCCGCCCAGGCCCTCGGCGCCGACCCGGACACCGTCCTCGCGCTGCACTCCGGCCGCCGCGCCGGACGCGACGCCCTGCCGGTCGACCGGCCTCTGACGGTGCGCCAACTCCTCACCCACCACCTGGAGCTGGGCATCCGGCCCACGCCCGAACAGGTCGCCGTGCTCGCCGCCCACAACCCCTGCCCGCCCGAACGCCAGGCCCTGGAGGCCCGCGCCGAGGACGACCCGCGCACCCTGATCGAGCTGATCGAGGCGCACCCGGCGCTGCGCGGCGCGCTGCCCTGGCCGGTGCTGCTGGAACTGCTGCCGCCGCTGCGCCCCCGGCACTACTCCCTGTCGTCCTCGCCCGCCACCGACGCCCGGCACGCCGACCTCATGGTCTCGCTGCTGCCCGGCGGCACCGGCTCGTCCTATCTGCACCGGGTACAGCCCGGCGACACCGTACTGGCCCGCGTCCAGCCCTGCCGCGAAGCCTTCCGCCTCGACGCTGCCGATGACACCCCCGTCATCCTGGTCGCGGCGGGTACCGGCCTCGCGCCCTTCCGCGGCGCCATCGCCGACCGCGTCGTGGCGGGCCGGCGGTTCCCCGCCCGGCTCTACTTCGGCTGTGACGACCCCACCGCCGACTTCCTGCACGCCAGGGAGTTCGCCGCGGCCGAAGCCGCCGGCGTCGTCTCCGTACGCCCCGTCTTCAGCGAGCGCCCCGAGAACGGCCACCGCTTCGTCCAGCACCGGATCGCCGCCGAGGCCACCGAGGTGTGGGAACTGCTACAGGCCGGCGCCCGGGTGTACGTCTGCGGCGACGGCAGCCGCATGGCCCCCGGCGTCCGCGCCGCCTTCCGCGACCTGCACGGCACACACACCGGCGCCTCCCCCCAGGAATCGGAGACCTGGCTACGCGAACTGACCGCCGCCGGGCGCTACATCGAGGATGTGTACGCGGCGGGGTGA
- a CDS encoding SUKH-4 family immunity protein, with amino-acid sequence MSTTDQDIPQVPDAAWLEQRFGAGALWRPTETELPAELTDQQTREFLTTVGFPAVRIDAIGFDATHLRDDDGDALHPFDADELYGERYPDDDSPPVNFCFSVGSCGDQMLMLGGELGGIDHYDPNGWDHGAGYKGAAASSLPDLAVLLGLIAERSDELDSDDQATARAAVAALRELMCRHDAAVEDSPFWRTAFWFRAE; translated from the coding sequence ATGAGCACGACTGACCAGGACATCCCACAGGTACCGGATGCCGCCTGGCTGGAGCAGCGATTCGGGGCGGGCGCGCTCTGGCGGCCCACCGAGACCGAGCTGCCCGCGGAGCTGACCGACCAGCAGACCCGGGAGTTTCTGACCACCGTCGGATTTCCCGCGGTCCGGATCGACGCCATCGGGTTCGACGCGACACATCTGCGGGACGATGACGGGGACGCGCTGCACCCGTTCGACGCCGACGAGCTGTACGGAGAGCGCTATCCGGACGACGACTCGCCGCCGGTCAACTTCTGTTTTTCGGTGGGCAGTTGTGGCGACCAGATGCTGATGCTCGGCGGCGAACTCGGCGGCATCGACCACTACGACCCCAACGGCTGGGACCACGGCGCCGGATACAAGGGCGCCGCGGCCTCGTCGCTACCGGATCTGGCCGTCCTCCTCGGATTGATAGCCGAGCGCAGCGATGAGCTGGACTCGGACGACCAGGCGACCGCGCGCGCCGCCGTGGCGGCGCTGCGCGAGCTGATGTGCCGTCATGATGCGGCGGTGGAGGATTCGCCCTTCTGGAGAACGGCGTTCTGGTTCCGGGCGGAGTGA
- a CDS encoding universal stress protein, whose protein sequence is MDENTAAQFERGTDGPKVIVVGIDGSDSSWRAAAYAAGLARRQSSKLALVYVQPVLPAGAAMGAPVVDATNEVAEELMAEIRSATERLQGIYQVHWEFHTLRGDPYNGMVQMADDLKADAVVVGASESAGHRIMGSVAVRLVKAGRWPVTVVP, encoded by the coding sequence GTGGACGAGAACACAGCCGCGCAGTTCGAGCGCGGAACGGACGGCCCGAAGGTCATCGTCGTCGGTATCGACGGCTCCGACTCGTCGTGGCGCGCCGCCGCCTATGCGGCGGGGCTGGCCAGGCGCCAGTCCTCGAAGCTCGCCCTGGTCTATGTCCAGCCGGTGCTGCCCGCCGGTGCGGCGATGGGTGCTCCGGTCGTGGATGCCACGAACGAGGTCGCCGAGGAGCTGATGGCCGAGATCCGCAGCGCGACCGAGCGGCTACAGGGGATATACCAGGTGCACTGGGAGTTCCACACCCTGCGTGGTGACCCGTACAACGGCATGGTGCAGATGGCCGATGACCTGAAGGCGGACGCGGTGGTGGTGGGCGCCTCGGAGTCGGCCGGGCACCGCATCATGGGCTCGGTCGCGGTCCGGCTGGTCAAGGCCGGACGCTGGCCGGTCACCGTCGTCCCGTAG
- a CDS encoding DUF2165 domain-containing protein, translated as MSDKSFTRPIPRTGLPLAAATLTGIVALYITLVAFGNITDFGTNQQFVRHVLAMDTTFKDPDLMGRAITSQTWQDAAYLGIIAWETLTALVLIGATALWAGGMRRRDRLVRARLASTVGLLMLLLLFGAGFLAIGGEWFAMWQSKSWNGLEAATRNVTLAGIALLVVHLPGTAGRDEEVTGRAGEAGVRGGEATERAAKAKAPAAGETGE; from the coding sequence ATGTCCGACAAAAGCTTCACCCGCCCTATACCGCGCACCGGGCTACCGCTCGCGGCGGCCACCCTCACGGGCATCGTCGCGCTCTACATCACCCTGGTCGCCTTCGGAAATATCACTGACTTCGGCACCAATCAGCAGTTCGTCCGGCATGTGCTGGCCATGGACACCACGTTCAAGGACCCGGACCTGATGGGGCGGGCCATCACCTCACAGACCTGGCAGGACGCCGCGTATCTGGGGATCATCGCCTGGGAGACGCTCACCGCGCTGGTGCTGATCGGGGCCACCGCGCTGTGGGCCGGGGGCATGCGCCGCCGGGACCGTCTCGTCAGAGCGCGGCTGGCCAGCACCGTCGGCCTGCTGATGCTCCTCCTTCTCTTCGGTGCGGGCTTCCTCGCCATCGGCGGCGAGTGGTTCGCCATGTGGCAGTCCAAGTCCTGGAACGGGCTGGAAGCGGCCACCCGCAATGTCACCCTCGCCGGTATCGCCCTGCTGGTCGTCCACCTGCCGGGTACGGCCGGACGGGACGAAGAGGTCACGGGGCGGGCGGGAGAGGCCGGGGTCCGGGGCGGAGAGGCCACGGAGCGGGCCGCGAAAGCCAAGGCCCCGGCCGCCGGAGAGACCGGGGAATGA
- a CDS encoding dodecin produces MTDRTYRVTEIVGTSQESMDAAVRNGIKRASETLRNLDWFEITETRGHIVNGEIDHYQVGLKVGFRLEDAD; encoded by the coding sequence GTGACCGACCGCACGTATCGCGTGACCGAGATCGTCGGTACGTCCCAGGAGAGCATGGACGCCGCGGTCAGGAATGGCATCAAGCGCGCCTCGGAGACCCTGCGCAATCTCGACTGGTTCGAGATCACCGAGACCCGCGGGCATATCGTCAACGGCGAGATCGACCATTACCAAGTCGGCCTGAAGGTCGGATTCCGGCTGGAGGACGCCGATTGA
- a CDS encoding amino acid permease: protein MGLRAGQGVLRRKPIEQMEQAEGTASEQLTRALGLWQLTAIGVGGIIGAGIFTLAGTVANEKAGPAVLISFLIAGIASAAAAFSYAEFAGLIPKAGSAYTYGYAVLGEVAGWFIGWDLLLEYTAIVAVVAIGISGYFGFLLGEMGVDLPVWMLGAPGTGPGHRVDLFAAVLCLLIAYLLTLGIKNAARFETIVVGLKVLVVVVVIVVGFFHINSANYKPFFPFGVSGAFTGAATVFFAVFGYDAMSTAAEESKDAQRHMPKAIMYSLAISMVLYVLACLVLTGMQNYKDIDPESGFSSAFKSVGLSSLADVIAVGAIIGILTVMFTFMLGVTRVWFSMSRDGLLPKWFAKTSPKHHVPTRVTWIVGFASAAIAGFLPIGEAAELTNIGILLAFAVVCTAVIVLRYKRPDLPRTFRTPGMPVVPAIGVCFSIWLITFLAWQTWVRFAVWFLVGLVIYFTYSYRRSNLAQAEREASGTRNGQGQA from the coding sequence ATGGGGCTGCGCGCGGGACAGGGCGTATTGCGCCGTAAACCGATCGAACAGATGGAACAGGCAGAAGGCACCGCGAGTGAGCAGCTCACCCGGGCGCTCGGCCTGTGGCAGCTGACCGCCATCGGCGTCGGCGGCATCATCGGTGCGGGGATCTTCACACTGGCCGGCACCGTCGCGAACGAGAAAGCCGGGCCGGCGGTACTGATCTCCTTTCTCATCGCGGGTATCGCGAGCGCCGCGGCCGCGTTCTCCTACGCCGAGTTCGCCGGGCTGATCCCGAAAGCGGGCTCGGCGTACACCTATGGCTATGCGGTCCTCGGTGAGGTGGCGGGCTGGTTCATCGGCTGGGATCTGCTGCTGGAGTACACCGCGATCGTGGCGGTGGTCGCGATCGGCATCTCCGGCTACTTCGGCTTTCTGCTCGGAGAAATGGGCGTCGATCTGCCCGTCTGGATGCTGGGCGCGCCGGGCACCGGACCGGGGCACCGGGTGGACCTTTTCGCCGCGGTGCTCTGTCTGCTGATCGCCTATCTGCTGACACTGGGCATCAAGAACGCCGCGCGTTTCGAGACGATCGTGGTGGGCCTGAAGGTCCTGGTGGTCGTCGTGGTCATCGTGGTCGGCTTCTTCCACATCAACTCCGCGAACTACAAGCCGTTCTTCCCCTTCGGGGTGAGCGGCGCCTTCACCGGCGCGGCCACGGTCTTCTTCGCGGTCTTCGGCTATGACGCGATGAGTACCGCGGCGGAGGAATCCAAGGACGCCCAGCGCCATATGCCGAAGGCGATCATGTATTCGCTGGCGATTTCGATGGTGCTGTATGTCCTGGCCTGTCTGGTGCTGACGGGTATGCAGAACTACAAGGACATCGACCCGGAGAGCGGTTTCTCGTCGGCCTTCAAATCGGTGGGCCTGAGCAGCCTGGCGGACGTCATCGCGGTCGGCGCCATCATCGGCATTCTGACGGTCATGTTCACCTTTATGCTCGGGGTGACCCGGGTGTGGTTCTCGATGAGCCGCGACGGTCTGCTGCCCAAGTGGTTCGCCAAGACGAGCCCCAAACACCATGTGCCGACCCGGGTGACCTGGATCGTCGGCTTCGCCTCCGCGGCCATCGCGGGTTTCCTGCCGATCGGCGAGGCCGCCGAGCTGACCAACATCGGCATCCTGCTCGCCTTCGCGGTGGTCTGCACCGCGGTGATCGTGCTCCGCTACAAGCGTCCCGACCTGCCGCGGACGTTCCGTACGCCGGGCATGCCGGTGGTGCCCGCGATCGGGGTGTGCTTCTCGATCTGGCTGATCACGTTCCTGGCGTGGCAGACCTGGGTCCGGTTCGCGGTCTGGTTCCTGGTCGGCCTGGTCATCTA
- a CDS encoding FAD-dependent monooxygenase codes for MTKALIIGGGIAGAVTAMALQKAGIEAEIFEAYPTGADDVGAFLIVFANGLEALRVIDAHGPVIDHSFPAQRVAFVGNDGERLGERPLAGAEGDNGLGPRTLRRATLYQVLHTEAARRGIAVRHGKRLVGAETVDGSGGRKVVASFADGSRAEGDFLVGADGLHSVTRTLIDPAAPSPRYTGQNTVCGYVRDAGIPLAPDTYTMIFGKQAFFGCTVDPGGEVWWFANIPGTELDRADPPAVTPAAWRERVAGLFDGDDTPAAALVRATGDRVIVSNAYDLASTPTWHTDTMVVLGDAAHAAAPNAAQGASMAIEDGIVLAKCLRDRPDPGSAFAAYEELRRERVEKVVAASAGMAKLAGSGGTGRPARPDAAGRGAAERGGGERGGGAGRGGAGADDWLTGYRIEW; via the coding sequence ATGACCAAAGCCCTGATTATCGGAGGCGGGATCGCGGGGGCGGTGACCGCGATGGCGCTGCAGAAGGCGGGCATCGAAGCCGAGATCTTCGAGGCTTACCCGACCGGCGCGGACGATGTCGGCGCCTTTCTCATCGTCTTCGCCAATGGCCTCGAAGCGCTGCGGGTGATCGACGCGCACGGCCCCGTCATCGACCACTCCTTCCCGGCGCAGCGGGTGGCGTTCGTCGGCAACGACGGCGAACGGCTGGGGGAGCGGCCCCTTGCCGGAGCCGAGGGGGACAACGGCCTCGGCCCGCGCACCCTGCGGCGGGCCACGCTCTACCAGGTGCTGCACACCGAGGCGGCCCGCCGCGGGATCGCCGTACGGCACGGGAAACGGCTGGTCGGCGCCGAGACCGTGGACGGCTCCGGCGGCCGGAAGGTCGTCGCGTCCTTCGCCGACGGCAGCCGCGCCGAAGGCGATTTCCTCGTCGGTGCGGACGGGCTGCACTCGGTCACCCGCACCCTCATCGACCCGGCCGCGCCGAGCCCGCGCTACACCGGCCAGAACACCGTCTGCGGCTATGTCCGCGACGCCGGGATCCCGCTCGCGCCCGATACGTACACCATGATCTTCGGCAAGCAGGCCTTCTTCGGCTGCACCGTCGACCCGGGCGGCGAGGTCTGGTGGTTCGCCAACATCCCCGGTACGGAGCTGGACCGGGCCGATCCGCCGGCCGTCACGCCCGCGGCCTGGCGGGAGCGGGTCGCCGGGCTCTTCGACGGTGACGACACCCCGGCCGCCGCCCTCGTCCGGGCCACCGGCGACCGCGTCATCGTCTCCAACGCCTATGACCTCGCCAGCACTCCGACCTGGCACACCGACACCATGGTCGTCCTTGGCGACGCCGCGCACGCGGCCGCCCCCAATGCCGCCCAGGGCGCCTCCATGGCCATCGAGGACGGCATCGTCCTCGCCAAGTGCCTGCGCGACCGGCCCGATCCGGGCAGCGCCTTCGCCGCCTACGAGGAACTGCGCCGGGAACGGGTGGAGAAGGTCGTCGCGGCGAGCGCGGGCATGGCCAAGCTCGCCGGGTCGGGGGGCACCGGCCGCCCGGCCCGCCCGGACGCTGCCGGGCGCGGGGCTGCCGAGCGTGGCGGTGGCGAGCGTGGCGGCGGTGCCGGTCGTGGCGGTGCCGGTGCGGACGACTGGCTGACGGGCTATCGCATCGAGTGGTGA
- a CDS encoding PAS domain-containing protein has protein sequence MDNGTADSAPGTDGADTPSCDADGAGKAPCERAHRDPAGPYADGPWRNYFLILLDRIPTPIAVCRAHGEVLIANPAMAAQWGAAPGQLRGRNLLDLFEPRARAQLDRLTEALRLGRRSRYPVEVRWRDGSDGSEREGELTIDPVGDPSVRPPALLALLRVGDSAPTPAQSGAASPVEARILALAAGGATTASIGTALGLTVDGVNYHLTRLARRWRVQGRTALVARAYVLGVLSADSWPPAPA, from the coding sequence ATGGACAACGGGACTGCCGACAGTGCACCGGGCACCGACGGCGCGGACACGCCGTCCTGTGACGCCGACGGCGCGGGCAAGGCGCCCTGTGAACGCGCTCACCGCGACCCGGCCGGGCCGTACGCGGACGGCCCCTGGCGCAACTACTTCCTGATCCTGCTGGACCGTATCCCCACGCCGATCGCGGTGTGCCGGGCGCATGGTGAGGTGCTGATCGCCAACCCGGCGATGGCCGCCCAGTGGGGCGCGGCACCGGGGCAGCTGCGCGGCCGCAATCTGCTGGATCTCTTCGAGCCCCGGGCGAGAGCGCAGCTCGACCGGCTGACCGAGGCCCTGCGCCTGGGGCGCCGTTCCCGCTATCCGGTGGAGGTGCGCTGGCGGGACGGCTCCGACGGCAGCGAACGGGAGGGGGAGCTGACGATCGATCCGGTGGGCGATCCGTCGGTGCGTCCGCCCGCCCTGCTGGCGCTGCTGCGGGTCGGCGACTCCGCTCCGACCCCGGCGCAGTCCGGTGCGGCGAGCCCGGTGGAGGCCCGCATCCTGGCGCTGGCCGCGGGCGGCGCGACCACGGCATCGATCGGTACGGCGCTCGGGCTGACGGTCGACGGGGTGAACTACCACCTCACCCGGCTCGCCCGCCGCTGGCGGGTGCAGGGCCGTACGGCGCTGGTCGCCAGAGCGTATGTGCTGGGCGTGCTGTCGGCGGACAGCTGGCCGCCGGCGCCCGCCTGA